From a region of the Chitinophaga caseinilytica genome:
- a CDS encoding TonB-dependent receptor has translation MRRIPRYGGAMLMAVLAVFSGDMPVSHAQSVQQTTQQTVRGKIRDGKNVSLPGVTVVLKGTTKGTVTDEKGNFTLTGVEPNSVLVIQFIGYETQEHPLNGATSVTITLKETESQLDEYVVTGYGVTKKVTKTGSVSTVKGEEIKQAPTVNVSNALVGRVSGLMALNNSGEPGYDGSRILIRGRSTFNNSDPLVVIDGIPRDGFQRLNPNDIENISVLKDASAAIFGSRAANGVILITTKRGKTGKPTLSYSFNQAFTQPTRIPEMADAPTYAKIVNEINVNAGGAAPFTEQDIQKFASGSDPWTHPNTDWVGEVVKPLSSQNRHDLSLRGGSDKFIYFVSLGTLFQDGIFKESATKYRQHNVRINLDANVNKYFTVRLDVAGRLEDRNFPPRSAGSIFRALLRGRPTEAAVWPNGLPGPDIEYGDNPVVTSTNAIGYQKDKTYILNSNLGAVLYIPQVEGLFLDANFALDQSFNFNKRFIKPWTLYSFNGFDQNGQPKVSGSNRGVSAPELEEWFNQGQNITLNGKINYIRAFGKHNVGGLVAIERSEQRGDAAWLRRKYYLSGSVDQINAGSNDEKDNSGSGFEYARLNYFGRFSYNYSEKYLFDFNWRYDGSQNFPEGRRFGFFPGVSAGWVLSSEPFWKSTFGSTMDYFKIRASYGQMGNDLIKAFQYVQTYNIIANGPVFGGTPNSAINPSTIPNPFITWERSNNTDIALETKLFNGLIGLEAEFFFTHRKDILAPRQASIPLYTGMTLPDENIGEVKNKGVDLHITHKRTVNKFTYEIVANISHAKNKIVNWDEAPNTPEWQKVTGKQIGAPLYYRAIGIFRDADHVNSYPHVGGARPGDIIFEDLPTKDGKGDGVINDLDRMRIDRSEYPTWNYGLTLAANYRNFDVTMLWQGATGSSQYIRTESGLIGNFPMKIANDRWTTDNIDASMPRPYDRDREYWVSRPNSFWFWNTDYLRLKTVELGYTIPERLRKRAGIEDLRIYVSGQNLITFDKVKIFDPESPSGSGQFYPQTRIFNVGLNLTL, from the coding sequence ATGCGAAGAATTCCACGTTATGGCGGAGCCATGCTCATGGCTGTGCTCGCCGTCTTTTCAGGAGACATGCCCGTCTCCCACGCCCAATCTGTCCAGCAAACTACCCAGCAAACGGTCAGGGGAAAAATCAGGGATGGCAAGAACGTCTCCCTCCCCGGTGTAACGGTAGTATTGAAAGGCACTACCAAAGGGACAGTTACAGATGAAAAAGGGAACTTCACGCTGACCGGCGTGGAGCCCAATTCCGTGCTCGTGATCCAGTTTATCGGGTACGAAACCCAGGAGCATCCGCTCAACGGCGCCACCTCCGTCACCATCACCCTCAAGGAAACGGAAAGTCAGCTCGACGAGTACGTGGTAACCGGGTATGGCGTCACTAAGAAAGTGACCAAAACCGGTTCGGTGAGCACGGTGAAGGGGGAAGAAATCAAGCAGGCGCCCACGGTGAACGTATCTAACGCGCTGGTGGGCCGCGTTTCCGGGCTGATGGCCCTCAACAACAGCGGTGAGCCCGGCTACGACGGTTCCCGCATCCTCATTCGCGGCCGAAGCACCTTCAACAACTCCGACCCGCTCGTGGTGATCGACGGAATTCCCCGCGACGGGTTCCAGCGGCTCAACCCGAACGACATCGAGAACATTTCGGTGCTCAAAGACGCATCCGCCGCCATCTTCGGCTCCCGCGCGGCCAACGGCGTTATCCTCATCACCACCAAGCGCGGTAAAACGGGCAAGCCTACACTGAGTTACAGCTTCAACCAGGCCTTCACCCAACCCACGCGCATTCCCGAAATGGCCGACGCGCCTACGTATGCCAAAATCGTGAATGAAATCAACGTGAACGCCGGCGGAGCGGCGCCCTTCACCGAGCAGGACATCCAGAAGTTCGCTTCCGGCTCCGACCCCTGGACGCATCCCAACACCGATTGGGTCGGCGAAGTGGTGAAGCCCCTTAGCAGCCAGAACCGTCACGATCTCTCGCTGCGCGGCGGGTCAGACAAGTTCATTTACTTCGTTTCCCTCGGAACGCTTTTCCAGGACGGGATTTTCAAGGAAAGCGCCACCAAATACCGGCAGCATAATGTCCGCATCAACCTCGACGCGAACGTCAACAAATACTTCACCGTTCGCCTCGACGTGGCTGGCCGGCTCGAAGACAGGAACTTCCCGCCCAGGAGCGCCGGTTCCATCTTCCGCGCACTCCTCCGCGGACGGCCCACCGAAGCCGCCGTCTGGCCCAACGGACTGCCCGGCCCCGACATCGAGTACGGTGATAACCCCGTGGTAACCAGCACCAACGCCATCGGGTATCAGAAAGACAAAACCTACATCCTCAACAGCAACCTCGGCGCGGTGCTTTACATCCCGCAGGTGGAAGGCCTCTTCCTCGACGCCAATTTCGCGCTGGACCAGTCTTTCAACTTCAACAAACGCTTCATCAAGCCCTGGACGCTGTATTCCTTCAACGGTTTCGATCAAAACGGCCAGCCGAAAGTGTCTGGCTCCAACCGCGGCGTGTCTGCCCCCGAGCTGGAGGAATGGTTCAACCAGGGCCAGAACATTACGCTGAACGGTAAGATCAACTATATCCGCGCATTCGGCAAACACAACGTGGGCGGCCTTGTGGCCATAGAACGCAGCGAGCAGCGCGGCGATGCGGCCTGGCTGAGGAGGAAATATTATCTCTCCGGTTCCGTTGACCAGATCAACGCCGGCTCCAACGACGAGAAAGACAACAGCGGCAGCGGGTTCGAATACGCCCGCCTGAACTATTTCGGCCGTTTCTCGTACAATTACTCGGAAAAATACCTGTTCGATTTCAACTGGCGGTACGATGGATCGCAGAATTTCCCCGAAGGCCGCCGGTTCGGCTTCTTCCCCGGCGTTTCGGCCGGTTGGGTGCTGAGCAGCGAACCGTTCTGGAAATCGACGTTCGGTTCCACGATGGATTATTTCAAGATCCGCGCGTCTTACGGACAAATGGGGAACGATCTCATCAAGGCATTCCAGTACGTACAGACTTACAACATCATCGCCAACGGGCCCGTTTTCGGCGGCACGCCCAACAGCGCCATCAACCCGTCTACCATTCCCAACCCGTTCATCACCTGGGAGCGGTCCAACAACACCGACATCGCGTTGGAAACGAAGCTGTTCAATGGTTTGATCGGGCTGGAAGCGGAGTTCTTCTTCACACACCGTAAAGACATCCTCGCGCCCCGCCAGGCTTCCATCCCGCTGTATACCGGCATGACGCTGCCGGATGAAAATATTGGCGAAGTGAAGAACAAAGGCGTGGATCTCCACATCACCCACAAACGCACCGTGAACAAGTTCACCTACGAAATCGTGGCGAACATTTCCCACGCCAAAAACAAGATCGTGAACTGGGACGAAGCGCCGAACACGCCCGAATGGCAGAAAGTGACCGGCAAACAGATCGGCGCACCGCTCTATTACCGCGCTATCGGCATCTTCCGCGACGCCGATCACGTAAACAGCTATCCACACGTGGGCGGCGCGCGGCCCGGCGACATCATCTTCGAAGACCTGCCCACCAAAGACGGCAAGGGAGACGGGGTGATCAACGACCTCGACCGTATGCGCATCGACCGTTCGGAATACCCGACCTGGAACTACGGGCTGACGCTGGCGGCCAATTATCGCAATTTCGACGTGACGATGCTGTGGCAGGGCGCCACCGGATCGAGCCAGTACATCCGGACGGAATCCGGCCTCATCGGGAACTTCCCCATGAAGATCGCAAACGACCGCTGGACGACCGACAACATCGACGCATCCATGCCGCGGCCGTACGACCGTGACCGTGAGTACTGGGTGAGCCGTCCGAACTCGTTCTGGTTCTGGAACACCGATTATCTGCGGCTGAAGACGGTGGAACTGGGGTACACCATCCCCGAGCGCCTCCGGAAACGCGCGGGCATCGAAGACCTGCGGATTTACGTGAGCGGACAGAACCTCATTACGTTCGACAAGGTGAAGATCTTTGACCCGGAATCTCCCTCCGGCAGCGGACAATTCTATCCGCAAACGCGCATCTTCAACGTTGGCCTGAACCTCACCTTATAA
- a CDS encoding DNA-3-methyladenine glycosylase 2 family protein — MTPHEVYIQHLRKDKKLQKIVSAPLEVLPVRKNIALKLVGSIMSQQLSVRVAEVIYGRFLALYGGKEPKPQQILDTPPETLRAIGLSNAKVSYVHNVARFVIEEKLTDARLHKMSDDEVIAYLTRIKGVGRWTVEMLLMFYLGREDIFSPDDLGIQQAMTRLYKLDHSDKKLHRARLLELSAKWAPYRSHACRYLWAWKDGE; from the coding sequence ATGACACCGCACGAAGTTTACATTCAACATCTTCGTAAGGATAAAAAACTGCAAAAGATCGTCTCCGCCCCGCTGGAAGTACTGCCGGTGCGGAAAAACATCGCGCTGAAGCTTGTGGGCTCTATCATGAGCCAACAGTTGTCGGTCCGCGTGGCGGAGGTGATCTACGGCAGATTCCTGGCGCTTTACGGTGGTAAGGAACCCAAGCCCCAACAAATCCTCGATACGCCGCCCGAAACCCTCCGCGCCATCGGGCTTTCCAACGCCAAAGTCTCCTACGTCCACAACGTGGCCCGCTTCGTGATCGAAGAAAAACTGACCGACGCCCGCCTCCACAAAATGAGCGACGACGAAGTGATCGCCTACCTCACCCGCATCAAGGGCGTGGGCCGGTGGACCGTCGAAATGCTGCTCATGTTCTACCTCGGCCGGGAAGACATCTTTTCTCCCGACGATCTCGGCATCCAGCAAGCCATGACCCGGCTGTACAAGCTCGACCACTCCGACAAAAAGCTGCACCGCGCACGGTTGCTGGAACTGTCCGCCAAATGGGCGCCCTACCGTTCACACGCGTGCCGGTACCTCTGGGCCTGGAAGGATGGTGAATAA
- the rlmD gene encoding 23S rRNA (uracil(1939)-C(5))-methyltransferase RlmD, which translates to MPVTGYAAEGKALARVDGKVIFIEGGVVPGDVVDVRLSKSKKDWAEGKATHIRSYSDQRTEPFCEHFGICGGCKWQMLPYDQQMAYKQQQVEDNLKRIGHLEFPPLEPILGAEHIRRYRNKLEFTFSNKAYLTDAEMPAKGEEIPRRNAIGFHIPRLFDKVLDIKTCHLMEEPANLIKNTIRAYAEKHDLSYYDIRQQTGWLRNLVLRICSTGEVMANLVVHHEDEALKGLLDHLLEQVPAITTLLYTINPKKNDSIFDLEPKTWFGKGYVEEKLEDFTFKIGPKSFFQTNTFQGEALYKVTREFAGLTGKETVYDLYCGTGSIGIFVSRQAGKVVGIELIPEAIADAKENAAMNNVTNAEFFAGDVIDIADDAFFAAHGAPDVIITDPPRAGMHEKLTAKLLEVAAPRIVYVSCNPATQARDLALLAEKYTIERVRPVDMFPHTHHIENVVLLQRRY; encoded by the coding sequence GTGCCCGTAACCGGCTATGCCGCGGAAGGCAAAGCCCTTGCCCGGGTAGACGGCAAGGTGATCTTCATCGAGGGCGGTGTGGTGCCCGGCGATGTGGTGGACGTAAGGCTGTCGAAAAGCAAAAAAGACTGGGCCGAAGGCAAAGCCACCCACATCCGGAGCTATTCCGATCAACGAACGGAGCCTTTCTGTGAACATTTCGGCATTTGCGGAGGTTGTAAATGGCAGATGTTGCCCTACGATCAGCAAATGGCTTACAAACAGCAACAGGTGGAAGACAATCTCAAACGCATCGGCCACCTCGAATTCCCGCCCCTGGAACCGATCCTGGGCGCGGAACACATCCGCCGTTACCGGAACAAGCTGGAATTCACCTTTTCCAACAAGGCGTACCTGACCGATGCGGAAATGCCGGCCAAAGGGGAAGAAATCCCCCGCCGCAACGCCATCGGCTTCCATATTCCGCGCCTTTTCGATAAAGTGCTGGATATCAAGACCTGCCACCTCATGGAAGAACCGGCGAACCTTATCAAGAACACCATCCGGGCTTATGCCGAAAAGCATGACCTGTCTTATTACGACATCCGCCAGCAAACCGGATGGCTGCGCAACCTCGTACTGCGCATCTGCTCCACCGGCGAAGTAATGGCCAACCTCGTGGTCCATCATGAAGACGAAGCCCTGAAAGGCCTCCTCGATCACCTGCTGGAACAGGTTCCCGCCATCACCACCCTGCTTTACACCATCAACCCGAAGAAAAACGACAGTATCTTCGATCTCGAGCCGAAAACCTGGTTTGGCAAAGGATATGTGGAAGAGAAACTGGAGGATTTTACCTTCAAGATCGGGCCGAAATCGTTTTTCCAGACCAATACGTTCCAGGGCGAAGCCCTGTATAAAGTGACGCGCGAATTTGCGGGACTGACCGGTAAGGAAACGGTGTACGATTTGTACTGCGGTACCGGCAGCATCGGGATTTTCGTGTCGCGGCAGGCGGGCAAGGTAGTGGGCATCGAGCTCATCCCCGAAGCCATCGCCGATGCGAAAGAGAATGCGGCCATGAATAACGTGACGAATGCGGAATTTTTCGCGGGAGATGTGATCGACATTGCCGACGATGCGTTTTTTGCCGCCCATGGCGCGCCGGACGTGATCATTACCGACCCTCCGCGCGCAGGCATGCACGAAAAACTGACGGCCAAACTGCTCGAAGTAGCGGCGCCGCGCATCGTATACGTATCCTGCAACCCCGCCACGCAAGCGCGCGACCTCGCCCTGCTGGCCGAAAAATATACCATCGAACGGGTGAGACCGGTAGATATGTTCCCGCACACCCACCACATCGAGAACGTAGTGCTGCTGCAGCGCAGATATTAA
- a CDS encoding endonuclease/exonuclease/phosphatase family protein, with protein sequence MKFLRLFTKGFFLTVNILVVVFFLLACLVPFISPVRFWPISFLTLGFPFLLAILGLFLIFWLIFHPKYALIPLVAILLGWKSVSSFVAIRWPQNWDTADRPDGSFNVMSFNVALFGLYSTKNSKPVRDSIFRLIARYEPDVLCLQDFYTSEKKNDFNNREDISRELDMPHRFFSSDFNRNGTQHWGSIIFSKFPIILSDKVKLSSGPLGESLIFADIVKGDDTVRVINMHLESFRFNKEDYQSINKVKAQKDTGLVATRGILYKMRDAYVRRSRQAVIVADFIRTSPHPVVVCGDFNDTPASYTYYTIRGNLQDAFLQKGSGVGRTFSGISPTLRIDYIFADPTFTVHGFRTIPTDLSDHYPVITNLRFGEDE encoded by the coding sequence TTGAAATTTTTACGACTTTTTACAAAAGGGTTTTTCCTGACGGTGAACATCCTTGTTGTTGTTTTTTTCCTTCTTGCCTGCCTGGTCCCCTTCATTTCCCCGGTACGGTTTTGGCCGATCAGTTTCCTGACCCTCGGGTTTCCTTTTCTGCTGGCCATCCTGGGGCTTTTTCTCATTTTCTGGCTCATCTTTCATCCCAAATACGCGCTCATCCCGCTGGTAGCGATATTGCTCGGCTGGAAGTCGGTTTCCTCCTTCGTGGCGATCCGCTGGCCGCAGAACTGGGATACGGCCGACCGGCCAGACGGGAGTTTTAATGTCATGAGCTTCAACGTGGCGCTGTTCGGGCTGTATAGCACGAAGAACAGCAAGCCCGTACGCGATTCCATTTTCAGGCTGATAGCGCGGTATGAACCGGATGTGCTGTGCCTGCAGGATTTTTATACTTCCGAAAAAAAGAACGATTTCAATAACCGGGAAGATATTTCGCGGGAACTGGATATGCCCCACCGTTTCTTTTCGAGCGATTTCAACCGGAACGGCACCCAGCACTGGGGGAGCATCATCTTCTCGAAATTCCCCATCATCCTTTCCGACAAAGTGAAATTATCGAGCGGGCCGCTGGGCGAAAGCCTCATTTTCGCAGACATCGTTAAGGGCGACGACACGGTCCGCGTCATCAACATGCACCTCGAATCTTTCCGGTTCAACAAGGAAGATTACCAGTCTATCAACAAGGTGAAAGCCCAGAAAGACACGGGGCTCGTGGCCACGCGCGGCATCCTCTACAAAATGCGCGACGCGTACGTCCGCCGCAGCCGCCAGGCCGTGATCGTAGCCGATTTCATCCGGACGAGCCCGCACCCCGTGGTGGTTTGCGGCGATTTCAACGACACCCCGGCCAGTTATACCTATTATACCATCCGCGGCAACCTGCAAGACGCGTTCCTGCAAAAAGGCAGCGGTGTCGGCAGAACTTTCTCCGGCATTTCGCCCACCCTGCGCATCGATTACATCTTCGCAGACCCCACGTTTACCGTCCACGGCTTCCGCACCATCCCCACCGACCTCAGCGACCATTACCCCGTGATCACGAATTTGCGGTTCGGGGAGGATGAATAA
- a CDS encoding endonuclease/exonuclease/phosphatase family protein, translating to MKLSRLLNIRIATYVISLMLVASAWLPLLRPRNYMPFGFAGLAFPVLWVIVIILMAVLWKKQRPYWRIPLLALVLSIRGIIPYFAFGGIRGDVDASAKSFTIMTFNSSSMGLKNYKTDSPIVRKIDEVLREASPDILCMEEFYTNSRPDRDRHLQRIREAGNYPYHYFAPHFVNWKTWHYGTIVFSRFPIIDSARVPFKGGYGRDEDLLRLRLLVHGDTVGLLVAHFASYQLNSDQYNFRRAILPFSGRRLTKRLIAHQANILKDEMEKIPEPVIVTGDFNDVPLSYTYHTVRGNRLQDAWLERGFGLGRTFSSISPTLRIDYVLPDERFQVEDVKVYRSRLLQHFPLSARLSLRR from the coding sequence ATGAAGTTATCCCGACTCCTCAACATTCGCATTGCGACTTACGTCATTTCACTGATGCTTGTTGCCTCCGCCTGGCTGCCGCTCCTCAGGCCGAGAAATTATATGCCCTTTGGCTTCGCCGGCCTCGCATTTCCCGTTCTCTGGGTCATCGTTATCATATTGATGGCCGTGTTGTGGAAAAAGCAACGCCCGTACTGGCGCATCCCGCTGCTGGCGCTGGTTTTGTCTATCCGCGGCATCATCCCCTATTTCGCATTCGGCGGCATCCGGGGCGATGTGGACGCCTCCGCGAAATCGTTCACCATCATGACCTTCAACTCCTCCAGCATGGGGTTGAAAAATTATAAAACCGACTCGCCCATCGTCCGCAAAATCGATGAAGTACTCCGCGAAGCTTCGCCAGACATCCTTTGCATGGAGGAGTTTTACACCAATTCCCGGCCCGACCGCGACCGGCACCTCCAGCGCATCCGCGAAGCCGGCAATTATCCTTACCATTACTTCGCCCCGCATTTCGTGAACTGGAAAACCTGGCATTACGGCACCATCGTCTTTTCCCGCTTCCCCATTATCGACTCCGCCCGCGTCCCGTTCAAAGGTGGTTATGGCCGCGATGAAGACCTGCTGCGGCTGCGGCTCCTCGTGCATGGCGATACGGTAGGCCTGCTGGTGGCGCACTTCGCGTCGTACCAGCTCAACAGCGACCAGTACAATTTCCGCAGGGCCATCCTGCCCTTCAGCGGGAGAAGGCTCACCAAAAGGCTCATCGCCCATCAGGCCAATATCCTGAAAGATGAAATGGAAAAAATACCAGAACCGGTCATCGTGACGGGCGATTTCAACGACGTTCCCCTGTCTTACACCTACCACACGGTTCGCGGCAACCGGCTGCAGGACGCCTGGCTGGAACGGGGATTCGGGCTGGGGAGGACTTTCTCCTCCATCTCGCCCACCTTGCGGATCGATTACGTGCTGCCCGACGAGCGATTCCAGGTGGAAGATGTGAAAGTATACCGGAGCCGCCTGCTGCAACATTTTCCCCTTTCAGCGCGTTTATCTTTGCGCCGGTAA
- a CDS encoding rhomboid family intramembrane serine protease gives MEVAEKERTPGLSLGEEKNMVTQLLLVNITVFILLYFIKIIFFMEGYQEPHFVRDIMTNTMVSASPGTLLVKPWTLLTAMFAHLEFWDIFSNMVWLFVFGTILQQRAGYKQIPVVYVLGSFAGYATYMAAVNLLPGVFPPVTAGSGIMGAHAGVMAMAAGITFLSPGLRVFPQLWRGGVPVWIFFGIFLVVHIASVSLGDGSMTNLAYMAGGAIAGAVIALALRNGSRFGDRSFDLFYNITHIFDPKKVEPQS, from the coding sequence ATGGAAGTAGCAGAAAAAGAGCGGACCCCGGGCCTGTCCCTCGGAGAAGAAAAGAACATGGTAACCCAGCTTCTGCTAGTGAACATTACCGTATTCATCCTCCTGTACTTCATCAAGATCATTTTCTTCATGGAAGGGTACCAGGAGCCGCATTTCGTTCGTGATATCATGACCAACACCATGGTGTCTGCCTCACCGGGGACCCTGCTTGTCAAGCCGTGGACCCTGCTCACGGCGATGTTCGCGCATCTCGAATTCTGGGATATTTTCAGCAATATGGTCTGGCTCTTTGTGTTCGGCACCATCCTGCAACAACGCGCCGGATACAAACAGATACCCGTCGTTTACGTGCTCGGCAGCTTCGCCGGATACGCCACTTATATGGCCGCCGTTAATTTACTGCCCGGCGTTTTCCCGCCCGTAACCGCAGGTTCCGGCATCATGGGCGCGCACGCCGGCGTGATGGCCATGGCCGCCGGTATCACCTTCCTTTCTCCGGGGCTCCGCGTGTTCCCTCAGCTCTGGCGCGGCGGGGTGCCCGTATGGATCTTCTTCGGGATTTTCCTCGTGGTGCACATCGCTTCCGTGTCGCTGGGAGATGGCAGCATGACCAACCTGGCTTATATGGCCGGAGGCGCCATCGCCGGCGCTGTTATCGCATTGGCGCTGCGGAACGGCAGCCGCTTCGGCGACAGATCTTTCGACCTCTTCTACAACATCACCCATATTTTCGATCCAAAAAAAGTTGAGCCGCAAAGCTGA
- the cysS gene encoding cysteine--tRNA ligase, producing MRTHRFGESHLGHARPFITFDVLYRYLLHLGYRVRYVRNITDAGHFEEEGRDAEDKIAKGALLEKLEPMELVQKYTNLFHWAMEQFNNLQPSIEPTATGHIVEQIEMIKKIIDDGFAYEANGSVYFDVKKYSEQHHYGILSGRVIEDQLETTRELDNQDEKRNKVDFALWKKAPPEHLMRWPSPWGDGFPGWHIECSAMSGKYLGKQFDIHGGGMDLQFPHHECEIAQSTVAHGDMMARYWVHNNMITINGKKMGKSYGNVIRLTDLFAGTHPLLEKAYSPMTIRFFILQTHYRSTLDFSNEALQAAEKGLARLWSAFETLQKLEYAGNGSPINDELDKQVREFCDDCAAAMSDDISTARVLANLFELAPIVNSLRGGQIKMHELSESTFALLKTTWQTFLVDILGMRSEETADTGKLDGVLQLLIDIRKEAKGRKDYATSDKIRNQLQAIGIQLKDEKDGTVSYAID from the coding sequence GTGCGGACCCACCGTTTCGGGGAGTCCCACCTCGGCCATGCACGCCCGTTCATCACGTTCGACGTGCTGTACCGGTACCTCCTGCACCTGGGCTACAGAGTGAGATACGTCCGCAATATCACCGACGCCGGGCACTTTGAGGAAGAAGGAAGGGACGCGGAAGACAAGATCGCCAAAGGCGCGCTCCTGGAAAAACTGGAGCCCATGGAACTGGTGCAGAAATACACCAACCTCTTCCACTGGGCCATGGAACAGTTCAACAACCTCCAGCCCAGCATCGAGCCCACCGCCACCGGCCACATCGTGGAACAGATCGAAATGATCAAAAAGATCATTGACGACGGGTTCGCATACGAAGCCAACGGCTCCGTGTACTTCGACGTCAAGAAATATTCCGAACAACATCATTACGGTATCCTCAGCGGCCGCGTCATCGAAGACCAGCTGGAAACCACCCGCGAACTGGATAACCAGGACGAAAAGCGGAACAAGGTCGACTTCGCCCTGTGGAAAAAAGCACCGCCCGAGCACCTCATGCGCTGGCCCAGCCCCTGGGGCGACGGCTTCCCCGGATGGCACATCGAGTGCTCCGCCATGAGCGGCAAATACCTCGGCAAACAGTTCGATATTCACGGCGGCGGGATGGACCTCCAGTTCCCGCACCACGAATGCGAAATCGCCCAGAGCACCGTTGCACATGGAGACATGATGGCCCGCTATTGGGTCCATAACAACATGATCACCATCAACGGGAAAAAGATGGGCAAAAGCTACGGCAACGTCATCCGCCTCACAGACCTCTTCGCCGGCACGCACCCGCTGCTGGAAAAGGCTTACAGCCCCATGACCATCCGTTTCTTCATCCTCCAGACCCATTACCGCTCCACGCTCGACTTCTCCAACGAAGCCCTGCAGGCCGCGGAAAAAGGGCTGGCGCGCCTCTGGTCTGCCTTTGAAACGCTTCAGAAACTGGAATACGCCGGCAACGGAAGCCCCATCAACGATGAGCTGGATAAACAAGTGCGTGAATTCTGCGACGATTGCGCCGCCGCCATGAGCGACGATATCAGCACCGCCCGCGTGCTCGCCAATCTCTTCGAACTGGCGCCCATCGTAAATTCGCTCCGCGGCGGACAGATAAAAATGCACGAGCTCAGCGAATCCACGTTCGCCTTGCTCAAAACCACCTGGCAAACGTTCCTGGTAGACATCCTCGGCATGCGCTCCGAAGAAACCGCCGACACCGGCAAGCTCGACGGCGTGCTCCAGCTGCTGATCGACATCCGGAAAGAAGCCAAGGGCCGCAAGGATTACGCCACGTCAGACAAAATCCGGAACCAGCTCCAGGCCATCGGCATCCAGCTGAAAGACGAAAAAGACGGGACCGTTTCCTACGCCATCGATTAA
- a CDS encoding rhomboid family intramembrane serine protease, with product MSEMRPGKFQYLPLVIKYLLIINVVVWLAQVALLQMYGFKLSDYLGLRYWGSEYFRPHQFITHLFLHDESNFLHVFSNMFALWMFGSTLENRWGPKRFLNFYLICGLGAALCHESVLTYENMQLSKLAQAFYDHPTLDNFRVIVDKYGIDEMQSFVDAWQRLPADSDQLVWQTKHFVSVFVEQIKNIPTVGASGAVFGVLLAFGYLYPNQQLFIIPIPFPIRVKYFIGGYILWELYVGFKNQAGDNVAHFAHLGGALFAYILLKIWGERSDPRS from the coding sequence ATGAGTGAGATGAGACCCGGAAAATTCCAGTATTTACCACTGGTCATCAAGTATTTGTTAATCATCAACGTCGTTGTCTGGCTGGCCCAGGTGGCGCTGTTGCAGATGTACGGCTTCAAGCTGAGCGATTATCTCGGGCTGCGGTATTGGGGGAGCGAATACTTCCGGCCGCACCAGTTCATCACCCATCTTTTCCTGCACGACGAAAGCAATTTCCTCCATGTTTTCTCGAACATGTTCGCCCTCTGGATGTTCGGCTCCACGCTCGAAAACCGCTGGGGGCCGAAGCGTTTCCTGAATTTCTATCTCATTTGCGGCCTCGGCGCGGCGCTTTGCCATGAATCCGTGCTCACGTATGAGAACATGCAGCTCTCCAAACTCGCACAGGCATTTTACGATCATCCGACGCTCGATAATTTCCGGGTTATCGTCGACAAATACGGGATCGACGAGATGCAGAGCTTCGTGGATGCATGGCAGCGGCTGCCCGCAGATTCAGACCAACTGGTCTGGCAAACCAAACATTTCGTGTCCGTTTTCGTGGAACAAATCAAAAATATTCCCACGGTAGGGGCATCCGGTGCGGTTTTTGGGGTATTGCTGGCTTTCGGGTACCTGTACCCCAACCAACAACTGTTCATCATTCCCATTCCTTTCCCGATCCGGGTTAAATATTTCATCGGCGGGTACATCCTGTGGGAATTGTATGTCGGTTTCAAGAACCAGGCGGGGGATAACGTAGCGCATTTCGCGCACCTGGGCGGTGCGCTTTTCGCCTACATCCTGCTGAAGATATGGGGCGAGCGAAGCGATCCCCGCAGTTAA
- a CDS encoding DUF6576 domain-containing protein, protein MSRKAEESATFPEPPSRTTPLPYVKVGQVPEHRINEILDKINDQGMESLSPEDREILIRASRDEE, encoded by the coding sequence TTGAGCCGCAAAGCTGAGGAAAGCGCCACTTTCCCCGAGCCGCCTTCCCGCACCACGCCCCTGCCCTACGTAAAAGTGGGCCAGGTCCCGGAACACCGCATCAACGAAATCCTCGACAAGATCAACGATCAGGGCATGGAAAGCCTCTCGCCCGAAGATCGCGAAATCCTCATCCGCGCCAGCCGCGACGAAGAATAA